The Microbacterium esteraromaticum genome contains the following window.
ACCTGACCCGCGCGGATCGAGGTGACGCGCCCGATCGACAGGAACACCTGGCGGCGCCCGGGGATCTCGATCACGAGGCCGATGACGCGCGGTGCGGCGGTGCTGCGATACACGACGACGACGTCGCGGACCTTGCCGACGCGGTCGCCGGCGGGATCGAACACGGCGCATCCGGCCAATCGCGCGACGAAGACCCGTTGTGTGCTCACGGCTCCAGCGTAGTGCGGAGCTTCGGCGGGATCGGTGCTCTCTGATAGGTGTCGATGGGACAATGGCGGGATGAGCATGCTGAATCGTCCGGTGACCGGCAATGACCTCGGTGAGGTGATTGCGTCGACGCGCGACTACGAAGCCGCCCAGAAGACGGTGTCGAAGCTGATCGCGGGCGAGGTTCCTGCCCGGGACATCGCGATCGTCGGTGAGGGGGTGCGCACTGTCGAGCGCGTGACGGGCCGGCTCGGTTATGCAGCGGCGGCTCGCTCGGGGGCGATCAACGGTGTGCTGATCGGTCTGCTGCTGTCGGCGATCATGCTGTTCGGCAACCCCGAGGCCCCGATCACGCTGTTCCTCGGATTCCTGCTCGTCGGTGTCGCGCTGGGCATGATCATGAGTCTGATCACGTACGCGATCGTGCGGCGCCGTCGGGATTTCGCCAGTGTCTCGCAGATGATCGCCGACCACTACGAGGTGCGTGTGCAGGCGGCGTCGCTCGCCAAGGCACGTCAGGTGGTGGGGCACGTGCGGCCCGCGTCGACGCGGCCGCCGGTCGATCTGAGCGAGCCGCCGCGCTATGGCGAGCGGATCACCCCGGATGGAGCGCAGGGAACCGGGGCGCCGTCGGCTGGCTCGCAGTCGTCTAGTTCGCAGTCGTCTCGTGCGCAGTCGGCTCCGCATGTGGCTGCGCCCGCTCCGCACACGGCTCCGCCGCCCCCGCCGCCGCTTCCGGCGCCGGTCGCTGAGTCGGCTGCCGGGGCTGGAAGCGCCTCCGGCTCCGAATCGGATGCCTCAGACGGCGCGAGTTCGGATGCCGCAGCCGGCGGTGACGCGTCTGATGCCAGTGGCGGTGCATCAGGTCAGCAGACCTCTGACCGCTGACGTCGACGTGACGATGAGCGTGCAGGTGGCGTTGCCGAGCGGCGATATCTCGGTATCGACGGCGTGGGAGCGCCCGGAGGGTGAGTCACGTGGCGCCGTGGCCATCGCGCACGGTGCGGGCGCAGGGATGGATCATCCGTTCCTGGTGGGATTCGCTGCGGGGCTGCGTGATCGCGGTTTCACGACGGTGCGGTTCAATTTTCCGTACGTCGAGGCGGGGCGGCGTATGCCGGGTCCTGCCGCACATGCGATCCTGACGTGGCGCGCGGTCGTGTCGGCGATTCGTGCCGATGCCGACGGGGCGTCCGGGCCCGTGTGGGCCTGCGGAAAGTCCTATGGTGGCCGCATGGCGTCGATGGCTGTCGCTGAGGGGCTGGAAGTGGATGGGCTGGTGTATCTCGGGTACCCGTTGCATCCGCCGGGCAAGCCTGAGAAGCCGCGGATCGAGCATCTGCCCGCCGTGCGTCCCGCACAACTGTTCGTCGAGGGAACGAACGACCCGTTCGTTCAGCCGGTGCAGCAGTTGGAGCAGGCGGTTGCGGCGTGCCAGGATGCCCGGATCGCGTGGATCGAGGGCGGCGGGCATTCGTTCGAGGTGAAGGGGCGCAAGCGTCCCGCGGACGAAGTCGGTGCGTCACTGGCGCCGCTCGTCGCAGAGTTCATCGACGAGCGCGGCCGGTCTGCGACGGGGGAGTAGTCGCTTCGACTTCTGGCCGCGGAAGATGTTCGCGGAGCGCTCGCGCCGACTGCTCCCGATGCGCGCGCACGTGGTCGGTGACCGCAGACCACGTGCGCCCCGTGACTGTTGGATCGCCAGCGTACGCGTGAGACGCTGGGACGCATGACGGCGCATACCCGGGGACGCAGAGCATGATTCGCGCGGTTGTCTTCGACCTCGATGGAGTGCTTCGTCACTTCGACCCGTCGCATGTGGGAGAGATCGAAGCGCGGCATGGTCTCGCGAGTGGGAGCATCCACTCTGCGGCTTTCGAAGAGACGCTGCTGTCCGCAGTCACGAGGGGAGCGCTGACGCGGGCAGAGTGGATGCTACGCGTCGGTGCCGTGCTGGGTAGTCCCGATGCTGCGCAGGAGTGGGCGGCTCACCCGTCCGAGCCCGATGAGTCGATGCTGGCGCTCAACGATGAGCTTCGGGCATCGGGTATCCGCACTGCTGTCCTGACCAACGGAACCGACACGATCCGCACGGAACTGCACGAGCTCGGAATAGCCTCTCGGGTCGACATCGTCTTCAACTCCGCGGAGATCGGCTTCGTCAAGCCTGATGTGCGGATCTTCCAGCACGTGCTCGATGCGCTTGCGCTCCAGCCGGACGAGGTGTTCTTCACCGACGACTCGCGCTCGAAACTCGCCGGGGCCGTCTCTCTCGGCATTCCGACGCACCACTTCGTCGGAATCGACGGGCTGCGACTGGCGCTGCACGCTGCCGGGCTGCTTCAGTACGCGACGCCACGGGCGCCACTCGTGGGCGGCGTTCGCCGCTTCGACCGCACCCCATAGACACAGGAACTCGCGGGCGATCAGGTCGCCCGCGAGTTCCTCATCGACGGCCGGCGGGCCGTCGAGCACCGGTGACGGTGATTAGCCCTTCAGCCGCGCGATCCATGCCTCGACGTCGTCCGCGGTACGCGGGATGTCCGCCGAGAGGTTGACGGGGCCGTCCTCGGTCATGAGGATGTCGTCCTCGATGCGCACGCCGATACCGCGCAGCTCTTCGGGGACGGTGAGGTCGTCGATCTGGAAGTACAGACCCGGCTCGATCGTGAAGACCATGCCCGGCTCCAGCACGCCGTCGTAGTACATCTCGCGGCGCGCCTGGGCGCAGTCGTGCACATCGATGCCGAGGTGATGCGAGGTGCCGTGCACCATGTACCGGCGGTGCTGACCGCCCTTGTCAGCGTCGAGCGCCTCTTCGGCGGTCACCGGCAGCACGCCCCACTCGGCGGTGCGCTTGGCGATGATCGACATGGCGGCCTCGTGCACCTCGCGGAACTTGG
Protein-coding sequences here:
- a CDS encoding general stress protein produces the protein MSMLNRPVTGNDLGEVIASTRDYEAAQKTVSKLIAGEVPARDIAIVGEGVRTVERVTGRLGYAAAARSGAINGVLIGLLLSAIMLFGNPEAPITLFLGFLLVGVALGMIMSLITYAIVRRRRDFASVSQMIADHYEVRVQAASLAKARQVVGHVRPASTRPPVDLSEPPRYGERITPDGAQGTGAPSAGSQSSSSQSSRAQSAPHVAAPAPHTAPPPPPPLPAPVAESAAGAGSASGSESDASDGASSDAAAGGDASDASGGASGQQTSDR
- a CDS encoding alpha/beta family hydrolase; the protein is MSVQVALPSGDISVSTAWERPEGESRGAVAIAHGAGAGMDHPFLVGFAAGLRDRGFTTVRFNFPYVEAGRRMPGPAAHAILTWRAVVSAIRADADGASGPVWACGKSYGGRMASMAVAEGLEVDGLVYLGYPLHPPGKPEKPRIEHLPAVRPAQLFVEGTNDPFVQPVQQLEQAVAACQDARIAWIEGGGHSFEVKGRKRPADEVGASLAPLVAEFIDERGRSATGE
- a CDS encoding HAD family hydrolase; amino-acid sequence: MIRAVVFDLDGVLRHFDPSHVGEIEARHGLASGSIHSAAFEETLLSAVTRGALTRAEWMLRVGAVLGSPDAAQEWAAHPSEPDESMLALNDELRASGIRTAVLTNGTDTIRTELHELGIASRVDIVFNSAEIGFVKPDVRIFQHVLDALALQPDEVFFTDDSRSKLAGAVSLGIPTHHFVGIDGLRLALHAAGLLQYATPRAPLVGGVRRFDRTP